From a single Raphanus sativus cultivar WK10039 chromosome 3, ASM80110v3, whole genome shotgun sequence genomic region:
- the LOC108847012 gene encoding ankyrin repeat-containing protein BDA1-like: MSFVVDVNRVSDTVAKGANQYGRSSTSSQDEKIYEKLKKAAQDGDIGRLYGLIGEDPNILCHFDKVQFCETPLHTAAERGKTHFAMELMILRPSLASKLNVSGFSPMHLALQNNHIRMVKGFMAIDSSLVSIKGRGGATPLHHVAQTGDAELLGELLFACPSSIEDLTIKFETAVHIAVKNQQLMAFKVLLGWIKRVNKEEILDMKDEDGNTVYHIAASINQTEIMKILGRIVKVRAKNLDGKTAMDILQAHQSPCFPEARTILHSVKERLLFRSTTTLAGYLKQNLSLIERRNNILGLSNLSLTREKSVLTSDRRDAILVVAILIATATYQTGLSPPGGFTQGDKGAGKMVMWYADAYLFVCLNGFAFLSSMLVIIVLIIGLPMWKLVYASVAALGIALLASYITILPDRNSLVGTISRPLIVLAIPFFIGIMLFSTFMVYIVHTRRRHRVDFHASCFNISETTHPGYLFLFCGVCIWIVKFYMSHE; this comes from the exons ATGTCGTTTGTAGTGGATGTCAATAGAGTCTCAGATACAGTAGCTAAAGGTGCAAATCAGTATGGCAGGTCGAGTACGAGCAGTCAAGATGAAAAGATCTACGAGAAATTGAAGAAGGCGGCTCAAGATGGGGATATTGGAAGACTCTACGGGTTGATAGGAGAAGATCCAAACATTCTATGTCACTTTGATAAAGTGCAGTTTTGTGAGACGCCACTACACACTGCAGCTGAAAGAGGGAAAACTCATTTTGCCATGGAGTTAATGATCCTTAGGCCGTCCCTTGCTTCAAAGCTAAACGTGTCAGGTTTCAGCCCAATGCATTTAGCCCTGCAAAACAACCACATCCGAATGGTGAAAGGTTTTATGGCAATTGACAGCAGCTTAGTAAGCATCAAGGGAAGAGGAGGGGCTACTCCTTTGCATCATGTGGCTCAGACAGGTGATGCAGAATTGTTAGGTGAACTCTTGTTCGCTTGTCCTTCTTCCATAGAAGACCTGACGATTAAATTTGAGACAGCTGTGCACATTGCTGTGAAGAACCAACAGTTGATGGCATTTAAGGTTCTGTTAGGATGGATCAAGAGAGTAAACAAAGAGGAAATTTTGGACATGAAAGATGAAGATGGAAACACAGTCTACCACATTGCTGCATCGATAAATCAGACTGAG ATAATGAAGATATTGGGAAGAATTGTTAAAGTAAGAGCCAAGAATTTGGATGGAAAAACCGCAATGGACATACTTCAAGCTCACCAATCGCCTTGTTTCCCCGAAGCAAGAACAATTTTACACAGTGTTAAAGAAAGACTACTTTTTCGTTCTACAACGACTCTTGCTGGATACTTGAAACAAAATCTATCTTTGATAGAGAGACGGAACAATATTTTGGGTCTGAGCAACTTGAGCTTAACTAGAGAGAAGTCTGTACTCACTAGTGACCGCCGGGATGCCATACTTGTGGTGGCTATACTGATAGCAACAGCGACATACCAGACTGGTCTCAGTCCTCCCGGCGGATTTACGCAGGGTGATAAAGGGGCTGGCAAGATGGTTATGTGGTACGCAGATGCCTACTTATTTGTTTGTCTTAATGGGTTTGCCTTCTTATCATCTATGCTTGTGATCATTGTCCTCATAATTGGACTCCCCATGTGGAAGCTAGTCTATGCTTCAGTCGCTGCTTTAGGTATCGCATTGCTAGCATCATACATCACAATATTGCCGGATAGAAACAGCCTAGTCGGAACAATATCAAGGCCCCTCATTGTCCTGGCAATCCCATTTTTTATTGGAATCATGTTGTTTTCTACTTTTATGGTATACATTGTTCATACACGTCGCCGCCACCGAGTGGACTTCCACGCGAGCTGCTTCAACATATCTGAAACAACGCATCCTGGCTATCTTTTCCTGTTTTGTGGGGTTTGTATTTGGATTGTTAAGTTTTACATGTCTCACGAGTAA
- the LOC108846258 gene encoding probable serine/threonine-protein kinase PBL6 isoform X3, protein MGCFGRTGKSSKRSETKKKNNINDFAKHNKLEIDANCVRKSADRDSQTEPSSEGSPSGDDVNKEVTTDEDQFSLDAKDSNVEDDVSGKKAETFAFEELSVSTGNFRSDCFLGEGGFGKVYKGLIERINQVVAIKQLDRNGAQGIREFVVEVMTLSLADHPNLVKLIGFCAQGVQRLLVYEYMPLGSLEDHLHAAGAARGLEYLHDTMKPPVIYRDLKCSNILLGEDYHPKLSDFGLAKVGPSGDATHVSTRVMGTYGYCAPEYAMTGQLTFKSDIFSFGVVLLELITGMKAIYKTKARKDQTLVGWARPLFKDRKNFKKMVDPLMEGDYPVRGLYQALAIAAMCVQDQPGMRPVISDVVMALDHLASCNYDHNHKEKQSNFTETRVDVEDKRVIESNVCMEEGKQEIKICSAQAS, encoded by the exons ATGGGATGCTTCGGCCGCACGGGTAAATCCAGCAAACGATCcgagacgaagaagaagaacaacattAACGATTTCGCCAAACACAATAAACTCGAAATCGACGCAAACTGCGTTCGCAAGAGCGCAGATCGCGATTCGCAAACGGAACCTAGCTCAG AAGGTAGTCCGAGTGGAGATGATGTAAACAAGGAGGTAACTACCGATGAGGATCAGTTCTCTTTGGACGCAAAGGATTCAAATGTGGAAGATGATGTTTCAGGGAAGAAAGCAGAGACTTTCGCCTTTGAAGAACTCTCCGTCTCTACCGGAAACTTCAGGTCTGATTGTTTTCTAGGTGAAGGAGGTTTCGGAAAAGTATACAAGGGTCTCATTGAGAGAATCAATCAG GTTGTTGCAATCAAGCAACTTGATCGTAATGGTGCTCAAGGAATTAGAGAGTTCGTGGTGGAAGTGATGACACTAAGTCTCGCTGACCATCCCAACCTTGTAAAGCTTATAGGGTTTTGCGCACAAGGTGTTCAGAGGCTACTGGTCTACGAGTACATGCCTCTAGGATCTCTTGAAGATCATCTCCATg CGGCTGGAGCTGCGAGAGGTTTGGAGTATCTTCACGATACAATGAAGCCTCCTGTGATCTACCGTGATCTAAAATGTTCAAATATCTTGCTCGGTGAAGACTATCACCCGAAACTCTCTGACTTTGGGTTAGCTAAAGTCGGACCAAGCGGGGACGCAACACATGTTTCCACAAGGGTTATGGGAACGTACGGGTACTGTGCTCCTGAGTACGCAATGACGGGTCAACTCACATTCAAATCAGATATCTTCAGTTTCGGAGTTGTCCTCTTGGAGCTTATCACTGGAATGAAAGCgatttacaaaacaaaagcGCGTAAAGACCAGACTCTAGTTGGATGG GCGCGTCCGTTGTTTAAAGATAGGAAGAATTTCAAGAAAATGGTTGATCCCTTGATGGAAGGAGATTATCCGGTTAGAGGATTGTATCAAGCGCTCGCGATAGCTGCAATGTGTGTTCAAGATCAGCCTGGTATGAGACCGGTGATATCTGATGTAGTAATGGCTTTGGATCACTTGGCTTCTTGCAATTATGATCATAATCACAAGGAAAAGCAGTCTAATTTTACAGAGACAAGAGTCGATGTTGAAGACAAAAGAGTGATCGAATCTAATGTTTGTATGGAGGAAGGAAAACAAGAGATCAAGATATGTTCAGCACAAGCAAGTTAA
- the LOC108846258 gene encoding probable serine/threonine-protein kinase PBL6 isoform X1, producing the protein MGCFGRTGKSSKRSETKKKNNINDFAKHNKLEIDANCVRKSADRDSQTEPSSEGSPSGDDVNKEVTTDEDQFSLDAKDSNVEDDVSGKKAETFAFEELSVSTGNFRSDCFLGEGGFGKVYKGLIERINQVVAIKQLDRNGAQGIREFVVEVMTLSLADHPNLVKLIGFCAQGVQRLLVYEYMPLGSLEDHLHDLPYGKTPLSWKTRMKIAAGAARGLEYLHDTMKPPVIYRDLKCSNILLGEDYHPKLSDFGLAKVGPSGDATHVSTRVMGTYGYCAPEYAMTGQLTFKSDIFSFGVVLLELITGMKAIYKTKARKDQTLVGWARPLFKDRKNFKKMVDPLMEGDYPVRGLYQALAIAAMCVQDQPGMRPVISDVVMALDHLASCNYDHNHKEKQSNFTETRVDVEDKRVIESNVCMEEGKQEIKICSAQAS; encoded by the exons ATGGGATGCTTCGGCCGCACGGGTAAATCCAGCAAACGATCcgagacgaagaagaagaacaacattAACGATTTCGCCAAACACAATAAACTCGAAATCGACGCAAACTGCGTTCGCAAGAGCGCAGATCGCGATTCGCAAACGGAACCTAGCTCAG AAGGTAGTCCGAGTGGAGATGATGTAAACAAGGAGGTAACTACCGATGAGGATCAGTTCTCTTTGGACGCAAAGGATTCAAATGTGGAAGATGATGTTTCAGGGAAGAAAGCAGAGACTTTCGCCTTTGAAGAACTCTCCGTCTCTACCGGAAACTTCAGGTCTGATTGTTTTCTAGGTGAAGGAGGTTTCGGAAAAGTATACAAGGGTCTCATTGAGAGAATCAATCAG GTTGTTGCAATCAAGCAACTTGATCGTAATGGTGCTCAAGGAATTAGAGAGTTCGTGGTGGAAGTGATGACACTAAGTCTCGCTGACCATCCCAACCTTGTAAAGCTTATAGGGTTTTGCGCACAAGGTGTTCAGAGGCTACTGGTCTACGAGTACATGCCTCTAGGATCTCTTGAAGATCATCTCCATg ATCTTCCTTATGGTAAAACCCCACTTTCTTGGAAAACCCGTATGAAAATAGCGGCTGGAGCTGCGAGAGGTTTGGAGTATCTTCACGATACAATGAAGCCTCCTGTGATCTACCGTGATCTAAAATGTTCAAATATCTTGCTCGGTGAAGACTATCACCCGAAACTCTCTGACTTTGGGTTAGCTAAAGTCGGACCAAGCGGGGACGCAACACATGTTTCCACAAGGGTTATGGGAACGTACGGGTACTGTGCTCCTGAGTACGCAATGACGGGTCAACTCACATTCAAATCAGATATCTTCAGTTTCGGAGTTGTCCTCTTGGAGCTTATCACTGGAATGAAAGCgatttacaaaacaaaagcGCGTAAAGACCAGACTCTAGTTGGATGG GCGCGTCCGTTGTTTAAAGATAGGAAGAATTTCAAGAAAATGGTTGATCCCTTGATGGAAGGAGATTATCCGGTTAGAGGATTGTATCAAGCGCTCGCGATAGCTGCAATGTGTGTTCAAGATCAGCCTGGTATGAGACCGGTGATATCTGATGTAGTAATGGCTTTGGATCACTTGGCTTCTTGCAATTATGATCATAATCACAAGGAAAAGCAGTCTAATTTTACAGAGACAAGAGTCGATGTTGAAGACAAAAGAGTGATCGAATCTAATGTTTGTATGGAGGAAGGAAAACAAGAGATCAAGATATGTTCAGCACAAGCAAGTTAA
- the LOC108846258 gene encoding probable serine/threonine-protein kinase PBL6 isoform X2: MGCFGRTGKSSKRSETKKKNNINDFAKHNKLEIDANCVRKSADRDSQTEPSSGSPSGDDVNKEVTTDEDQFSLDAKDSNVEDDVSGKKAETFAFEELSVSTGNFRSDCFLGEGGFGKVYKGLIERINQVVAIKQLDRNGAQGIREFVVEVMTLSLADHPNLVKLIGFCAQGVQRLLVYEYMPLGSLEDHLHDLPYGKTPLSWKTRMKIAAGAARGLEYLHDTMKPPVIYRDLKCSNILLGEDYHPKLSDFGLAKVGPSGDATHVSTRVMGTYGYCAPEYAMTGQLTFKSDIFSFGVVLLELITGMKAIYKTKARKDQTLVGWARPLFKDRKNFKKMVDPLMEGDYPVRGLYQALAIAAMCVQDQPGMRPVISDVVMALDHLASCNYDHNHKEKQSNFTETRVDVEDKRVIESNVCMEEGKQEIKICSAQAS, from the exons ATGGGATGCTTCGGCCGCACGGGTAAATCCAGCAAACGATCcgagacgaagaagaagaacaacattAACGATTTCGCCAAACACAATAAACTCGAAATCGACGCAAACTGCGTTCGCAAGAGCGCAGATCGCGATTCGCAAACGGAACCTAGCTCAG GTAGTCCGAGTGGAGATGATGTAAACAAGGAGGTAACTACCGATGAGGATCAGTTCTCTTTGGACGCAAAGGATTCAAATGTGGAAGATGATGTTTCAGGGAAGAAAGCAGAGACTTTCGCCTTTGAAGAACTCTCCGTCTCTACCGGAAACTTCAGGTCTGATTGTTTTCTAGGTGAAGGAGGTTTCGGAAAAGTATACAAGGGTCTCATTGAGAGAATCAATCAG GTTGTTGCAATCAAGCAACTTGATCGTAATGGTGCTCAAGGAATTAGAGAGTTCGTGGTGGAAGTGATGACACTAAGTCTCGCTGACCATCCCAACCTTGTAAAGCTTATAGGGTTTTGCGCACAAGGTGTTCAGAGGCTACTGGTCTACGAGTACATGCCTCTAGGATCTCTTGAAGATCATCTCCATg ATCTTCCTTATGGTAAAACCCCACTTTCTTGGAAAACCCGTATGAAAATAGCGGCTGGAGCTGCGAGAGGTTTGGAGTATCTTCACGATACAATGAAGCCTCCTGTGATCTACCGTGATCTAAAATGTTCAAATATCTTGCTCGGTGAAGACTATCACCCGAAACTCTCTGACTTTGGGTTAGCTAAAGTCGGACCAAGCGGGGACGCAACACATGTTTCCACAAGGGTTATGGGAACGTACGGGTACTGTGCTCCTGAGTACGCAATGACGGGTCAACTCACATTCAAATCAGATATCTTCAGTTTCGGAGTTGTCCTCTTGGAGCTTATCACTGGAATGAAAGCgatttacaaaacaaaagcGCGTAAAGACCAGACTCTAGTTGGATGG GCGCGTCCGTTGTTTAAAGATAGGAAGAATTTCAAGAAAATGGTTGATCCCTTGATGGAAGGAGATTATCCGGTTAGAGGATTGTATCAAGCGCTCGCGATAGCTGCAATGTGTGTTCAAGATCAGCCTGGTATGAGACCGGTGATATCTGATGTAGTAATGGCTTTGGATCACTTGGCTTCTTGCAATTATGATCATAATCACAAGGAAAAGCAGTCTAATTTTACAGAGACAAGAGTCGATGTTGAAGACAAAAGAGTGATCGAATCTAATGTTTGTATGGAGGAAGGAAAACAAGAGATCAAGATATGTTCAGCACAAGCAAGTTAA